Proteins encoded together in one Catellatospora citrea window:
- a CDS encoding ABC transporter ATP-binding protein — translation MTHAISATGLTKAFGRSRALNGLDLTVATGEVHGLLGPNGAGKSTTIRVLLGMLRADAGEVQVLGGDPWRDAVALHRRLAYVPGDVNLWPNLTGGEAVDLFGDLRGGLNPARRKELEERFQLDPTKRCRTYSKGNRQKVALVAAFSSDVELFVLDEPTSGLDPLMEAAFQQTVREVTAKGATVLLSSHIFSEVEALCSRVSIIREGVTVESGTLSELRHLTRTTVTVEAGEPLTGLAGLPGVHDLEADTTRARFDVDSTALPAVLAHLATFDVRALTSQPPTLEELFMRHYGHEPAPAEVSR, via the coding sequence ATGACTCACGCGATCTCCGCGACCGGTCTGACCAAGGCGTTCGGGCGCAGCCGCGCTCTCAACGGCCTGGATCTGACCGTCGCCACCGGCGAGGTGCACGGCCTGCTCGGGCCGAACGGCGCCGGGAAATCGACCACCATCCGGGTGCTGCTGGGCATGCTCCGCGCCGACGCGGGCGAGGTCCAGGTGCTCGGCGGGGACCCCTGGCGCGACGCCGTCGCCCTGCACCGCCGCCTGGCCTACGTGCCCGGTGACGTCAACCTGTGGCCCAACCTCACCGGCGGCGAGGCCGTCGACCTGTTCGGCGACCTGCGCGGCGGGCTGAACCCCGCCCGCCGCAAGGAGCTCGAGGAGCGCTTCCAGCTCGACCCGACCAAGCGCTGCCGCACCTACTCCAAGGGCAACCGGCAGAAGGTCGCGCTGGTCGCCGCCTTCTCCTCCGACGTCGAGCTGTTCGTGCTCGACGAGCCGACCTCGGGCCTGGACCCGCTCATGGAGGCCGCGTTCCAGCAGACCGTGCGCGAGGTGACCGCCAAGGGCGCCACGGTGCTGCTGTCGAGCCACATCTTCTCCGAGGTCGAGGCGCTGTGCTCGCGGGTGAGCATCATCCGCGAGGGCGTCACCGTCGAGTCCGGCACCCTGTCCGAGCTGCGCCATCTCACCCGGACCACGGTCACCGTGGAGGCCGGCGAGCCGCTCACCGGCCTGGCCGGGCTGCCCGGCGTGCACGACCTGGAGGCCGACACCACCCGGGCCCGCTTCGACGTCGACTCGACCGCGCTGCCCGCCGTGCTCGCGCACCTCGCGACGTTCGACGTGCGGGCGCTGACCAGCCAGCCGCCGACGCTGGAGGAGCTGTTCATGCGCCACTACGGCCACGAACCGGCCCCGGCCGAGGTGTCGCGGTGA